A segment of the Centropristis striata isolate RG_2023a ecotype Rhode Island chromosome 15, C.striata_1.0, whole genome shotgun sequence genome:
TGTGGTaatgagaaaacataaataattcagaaatctttcaaaagcttgtttaaaactaaaatgttattgtgatttttttggcaCATAACAAagtgaattcacctttttatagccCGATGTGAgccggctcactgggcttctctgagaagtcagaaattaatcaagcagaacatttAACCACTagaactaatttttctgttcagaaATGTAAGTAAATCACTATAATctgacatcttaatcaagaaatatgtgttttactatttttacagttgttttgtaaaacagtaaatttgaaaattcatggataacaataataattatatctAGCATTAAAATAGAATTTAGTTtgaagagcttctacatactgctgtattaaccattacagaaagataaaaaaatatttttgtaattactaatgctgtcaATTTAGGACGGCTGTGGCATAAACCAGTGggctaatacatttgttaagcactgtacatTGTTAACACACCTTGCTTCATGGTACAGCCCTCAGATCAACACCACAATGCAGGGTGATAATGTACTGGAACCAAGGTGAAAAATACACCAACAACTTAAAACTGCTCATTTCTCAGACCAGGGACATACAGGTAAGAAACAGATAGCATCCTATCAGAGAGCAAGAAAACCAGGTTTCCTACAGTTTGAAACAAAATCCCTCAGAACGTAATACTGTTTATCATTTCCCCACTGCTCACAGtgcaaaagtgttttatttatgcAGCCTTTAACCTCTGCTAATATTACTGTGCTGTAACATTAGAGGCGGATCATGACTGAGGAATGGAAAACGCCACACCACACGGACAAAATGGACGGCAGCCAAGAACAGTGAAATACAGTCAAAGCTATAATtaactaaaatataaaagtcAAAAGTGCATTTTTTACATCCTTATTGTGAAACATGAAGAagaaatagtaatatttttcattctattccccagcagctgcagcagcagcagcaaactgagagaaaaaagtagtttgCAGCTCAATGAGACATATTTTTCAAGAAACTTTTTGGAACTTTTacgtttttaaatattaaatttacAATGATACAGAACAGAAAGCAGCAACAGATTCTGTGTGATTATTGTTGTTGGTTATTTCTCTGTTGCGAAGTTAATCAACTGATACTTTGAGCACTAACGTCTGTGTCTTTTAATTGTAGTTATAATACGTTTTCTCTCTTGGAAAGGAAGTTTGAGTTTCATTTAGACTACCTGCTTGAACCAATTAATCAGTCGAATCTAAATGTACACACAGGTTTATGACTTGCACATGTGTAGTGACCTTGAAACGTGATGGCGCTCGATGCATGATGTTACCTGCTTGATCCTGCTCTCCGTACCACGTATTCCAGGTGCCCACGAGCTCACAGGGGTATTCAGGGTCAGCATGAATGGAAGGCAAGACATCCGCACTGAAGATGCACAAACatgtacaaaaaaatgtgttttaaaaaaactactGCTTACCGAACTATCTGCCAGACAAGACTTTAAATGAACGTAGAAAAGAAATGCACATCAAGAATTTTGATGAGGTCTGATCACTGGAAGTTGCACACTCTGGCTCCATATACATTTCTCTATTTATATGATATCGCTTCGGCCCAACAACCAAGTTATGTTTGGACAAAACAGGTGTGAATGAAATGTGAttgaaaaaacacagacagtagTGATAAAAGGATCAGTTGatttatcaataaataaagaatgaatTCACAACAATAATCATGCATTTACATGAAAAAGCTGCTTCCAGCTTCTTAAATTAGAGAACTTGTTGCTGCTTTCTGTTCTGTATGAACTTGAATATTTCTGGGCTTTCAACTTATCTTTGGACAAAACACAGAGAACTGTACTGTACACTCTGAACTGAACTTTTCAATATCTTCATacacacattaataaataataagtacTTTCTAAAtaatataagtaaataaatgaataaatattcagCAGATTAAGTGATAATGACATTTGTTGGTAGTTCAAAaccaaaatattatcaaataaaaatagaaaggcATATAGACCTAGAGTGTGCAACCCTTTTCTTCTACTTTCAAGACctctaaataattataataatttagatgttaaaaagtgaagacaaaaTCTGGGTAAAATTAATACAAGGAAATGAAGATGCAAAATCATAGCAGACAGCATAGCAAATGCACAAGTAATATTTAtcaggaaaataaagaaataaatctgTATTCACAAACACAGAAATTCAAATAAATAGGTAGAAGCAATATagacaataatacaataaaaagatgataaaagaGGAGACGACATCACATAAAAGTCAGATAGGAGACTCACCAGAGTTCATTGTAATCATCGAGGCACTCAGGCTTCACATTGTGAACTGCAAGAAAACCACAAAACATGAGTCAATAACACACAATCTAACCAATTATTAATGAGATTATTCAAGGAAAAATACATGAGAAACATTTagtaagggttttttttcaccAGAAAAACACAGCAAGTCAcaagcaatacattacactgtatTTTGTACAGGTTGTTGTCTTCCTTCTTGGCGAGCAGGTGGGAGTGTGCGTCTTTTCGGGGGTCAACCTTTCTGACAAAAAGGGACTTGAACCAGCTGTCCTCACGGAAAGCTGACAGGCTcctgaaacaaaacacaaacagtctGACCTCTTCTTTTGCTACACAGGGAAGAAATAAGcgtcaacaacaacagaaaacctCACCAAGTAGTGCAGCATATAATTATGTTGCCTGAACAACTGTAATTATAGAAAGATCTTTATGGTTTGGCTCCTCAGTACACTTCTGCTCAGCTCACTGACAAAAGGAGAATAAACTAGGCCCTTCACGATAACCATATTTTGTTGGATATTTTGTCCCagaaataattgcaataaacaatattattatcattttaagaCTATTTAATGCTACTTATATAATGATAATACGATAGCAAAGTCCAATGATGGGAAAAAACCCTAAACTTACTTCATGAGTCTCCATCTTTGTCTATAACTAAAATGAGACTTAAAAGTGCTTTGATCATAAAGATTTCATatggaataaatgcaatttCCTGCTGATGttatatgatatttatttatttgattttttttataaattagtGCTGTGGTGTTTATTACAAATGCAAATTCATGTTCATAGCTAATTTGTCTATTTTCTATTCtctaatcttattttatttatatgtatgcatatatatatatatacacttttcaTAACTTTTAGTTGACCCTTTTAGATAAACCTGTATTTTATgcatgtatgttttgtttttatttactttttccaTGCCTAAATTTAACCTATGAATAATTGCCCTATGATAAAcctgaatttaaatgaaaatattggctaaaatattaaacatttgtaGAGAAATTTTACTTTAACTGGGAAATTACACATTGcaggaaattaaataaagtgcagataaattaaacatttgcaaaaaaTAGTGCAAAAGAATAGTACAAAACAGAGAATGAAATTGCCCATTGTCTATTGTCCTCACTGCCCTGACTGAGAGCTATTGTACAGTCAGATGGCTAGGAggacaaaatagttttttttagtaataagTCAATACAGCCtttttaatttcacagtgtggtattagtacttttactgaagtaaaggatctgaattcttcttccaccactagaCTTGTAGAGGTATGACTTTAATGTAGGGCTGCAGCTAACgactattttcattatcaattcatCTGtagattatttaaatgattaatcgattagttgtttggtcaataaaatgttgaaaaatatcagtgtttcccaaactaCAAAATTACGTCcttaaatctcttgttttgtccacaaaccaaagagatattcagtttattgtcataaaggaacaaagaaaccagaaatattcacactgaagaagctgaaatcagagaatttggacttattgtctttaaaataactgctcaaaccaatatttcgattatcaaaatagttaatgattaatttaataattgattcatcgaataattgttgcagctgtaCTTTAATGTAAAGCATTAAAAGTTGAACTTTTGATttaatgtgctatataaataaagctgcatTGTGCCTCTTAATAAGACTGGAGAACAGTGTAAACAACAAGGTTATGTTGCATATTAGtatgcaatgtctgcagcaaactAAGTACTTTGCACAAATATCTTAAGGCTGTCAAACTCATTCATTGCAAACGAAGCTGCAGCTCAGAGGCAACAGAGAAGGCTTTAAGCTGAACATACTTCACATAACCACAGGATTAGTCTGCATGGACTCTGAGCAGCCTTCACACAGGAACAGCAATTGATTTTCTGATAATGATCAGAATTTAAAAGTGGCAACAAGCAGCCCATGCTGTGTTGTTTATCAAGAAGCTGAGAGTTTGCCAACTGACGCAAACACAGATATTAGTTTACCCAGATCATTAAACGCTGTTATATTTCTGCTAAACCATGTTACTATTGTGAGATATAATCACAACATTTCAAACGTTTATACACAGCTCGGCGTAGCACACAAACACCTGAGGCAAAAAGAAACTGGGTCATCCACTAATCAAAACAAGTTGTGCAGCGATTCATTACATGTTGACCTTGAAGTTTGGGACTGACAGAAAACTCTGTTTTATACTTTATGTACGTGGCAACAGTTCGTCCACAAACTGACTTATTAAGCTGGCAACATAACCCACTAACTCAACTTGTTTCACAACTTTCTAACGCTGCAGGGTGATAATTAGCCTTAGCATAAAGTTAGCAAGTTTGGAGCTAACAGGCTAATGCTAACTACGTAAACGTAGCCAACGTCCTTACGTTAGCGTTAGCTTAGCCACTTAGCATACCAGAGTTTTACCGTCGGTGTCAAACTCTGCAGACGCTTAAATGATTTaaatagcaacttttttttacaggtgTGTTAGCAGATACCACTTTTAAAAGTCTAACCTTACGATAACCGTGACCTGTCCGTTCGTCTGAAGCCCGTTTTTCGACTGTTTAAGTCCATTGCCGACTCTTTGAAGGACTCGGGTCGCCATCTTTTCCCTTGAAAGCTGTTAGCTCCTGGAGGCGCTAGACTGGCTGATCCCGGTGCAGCTGACGCTACCTACACTAACGTAACCCCGTGTTAACTTTATGTACCGGAATCAGTCAACGCTGGGCTGTTAGTGTGTTAACCGGCGGGGCAGGTTAGAGTGTGAACGCAGTGGTTTCATGGGTTAATGAAGCAGAGacataactttttattttccacCTGCTCTTCATTAACCTGCTCATCCTGAGCTGGGGATGTTCAGACAGCAGATCACAGTGATAGATGactggaacctgaagattaatctgagatgcagctcagcactgtgtcagaCACGACCAACGACAGAATAGTATATTTTTAATGGTAATAGGATAGTTTGTCCTTtctttactgcactgtaaataaaaggttttttttttttcagaaatggaAAATtggaaattataataaattaaattattttacagggttattttttctacattaagtgaaaacgcaatttaaaaaaggtaaattactttcattacaaatattaaccataaaatacaagttgaaatctgtaaattgatataatgggacattatagattttttttacagtattatttaattgcttatTGGTCTTGAATGTTGATGAAAATTCAGGTAactttttttagtaaaacttaaaattgaatgttaaaaaaaaacgtaaaaagtcataaaaaagtaaaaagtctggcagcaaaagttgccaaacacttactgtaatattaaagtaaaaaaaattttttagttattttacagatataaatgaataaaagctATTGACAAATAAAAGTGCATAAAACAAAAGTTGAAATCtgcaaattaatatatatatatctatgaaaAACTTAATATCATGGTATGTcccaaagttgaaaaaaatcaaacatgtaTTTCCACACATTATACtactacttcactacattttagaggtaaatattgtactttttactccacttcatttagttgacagcttgttactttttacaatttaaaataattacaaatttttataaattaacccTCATCACAGCATATTATTGATAAGTGATCCCTACCTTGacgacagtaaaacactgcttatgtaaatgcatcaataataataaccaaataatatatttgtcatATGTAAAACAATCCTGGTAttgccattctgcataacacatacttttactttttacactttaagtacattttctgacacttttgtacttttacttcagtaagttttgaatgcaggacttttcctTGTCGTGGActaatttcatagtgtggtattagtaagtaagggatctgaatatttcttccaccactggtcaaaaagtaaaaaaaattgtcttactctaatttgtccaaaattgccaaaaagcaCTGGAGAATAGTACATTGAAAATGGTAAagtaaaatatgtcaaaaaacgTTAGCATTTTCatagtcaaaaaaaaaagtttgtcaaTGTTAGGCTTCCTGAAGTCCATTCTCATGCTCAACTAGTTCTTATAAGCAATTTCTGGGTTGATAACATTTATTATACAGATTTGGGGCTAACTTGTACCTTTTTGTTTACTCAAAAATCAATTAAAGTGTTGAAAAATCCATTGAGGATCCCACAATCAGACACCGAGACCTTTAGAACAgcacagaaaaatccatgctgtggtttggtttcagaaactttgacatttagtagatttctgtattttgtgcaATTGTATGttgagcacttgtgttgtgttgcctgctgagaaagcaccttattgtcaatataatgTGGAAAGCCATctatcctctgaatgctctaggtctctagtttgtggttgagtctgtgattatcctagagcagggattcccaaagtgtggtgcgtggacccctgggggtgcgcgagagaaatgtaatggcggtttgataattacataattaaattttttcccccacacacaataaagcagtgaaaataaacatttcccttgcaaaatgtaaaatcaaaaactgtaatattaaataaataaatgcaggctattcaaaatgcaattcatcttaaaatgaagcgtaggagttatcttcttccatttttttaaccagtGTTATGATGACGGCGTTGtgttagctccacgctcatttaaatttgctgcaatttttgttcaacgcagctcaaaatataacattttcccaacttatgtgctttctgcctctgatcctgagcctgtcatcatcctctttgctcttaaaagtggaagcttgtgcatagctttgttgcattatattgaaactgtctTACAatggggctacacggtggtgtagtggtctacgcctcacagctagagggtcgcctcccgcctgcagctcttctgtgtggagtttgcatgttgtttCCCATGTCAGcgggtttaattggtgactctaaattgcccgtaggtgtgaatgagtgtctgtctctatgtgttagccgTGACCCGAatgcagataagcggttaatgaatgaatgtcttacaatgtttcagattaattcaaatgtgagagctcattgttgtgaaagtgattattttattatatgggTGAgctaatatggctataaaacattttgggttttttgaaggtgtgggggattgggggtttgtcaacccggttgggacatagaagggggtgcacggctaaaaaagtttgggaaccgctgtcCTAGAGGtgtcagcagctcattttatacactgagctaaagtttaaaaaaaaaaaaaaaaacgctcacattaattgatttatattgaaatgtatatttacattaaCACCTGAAACATACATGCAGAGACATTTAACATTACTGCAGAAAAAGAAATGCAGATTTCCATCATGATGTGTGAGTTTGTGGTGCTgaatcagctgcagcagagatgTTTAGCTCCTGCAGTTTCTCTGTTAACGTGGCTTCCTCTCCCAGGTCGGTCTGCAGGTCAGCCAGCGGCTCCATGAACTCCATTCCTTCAACTCGCTTCCCCGTCAGCGGGTCAACCACCCGGCCCACTTTGTGCACTATCTCGGACAGTTCGTGCTTCACATGCTTGGTCCGACGCTCCGGCAGCGCCTTGAGGAGGACGATGTCTCCCATAGTGCACTGCTGCAGAGCATCATGGGCAAAGTAGGTCTTCCTCTTATTGTAGTACTGCAGAGAAGAAAAGACAACATGAGACTTATTGAAATATGGCAATACACTGCAGAAATAAATCATAGATGAGGTTTATCATGTCCTACATGAAGCTATGGGGAGTGAATTTATTATTTGTGCAGAATCTTTAACTACTGTCAAATTATTTAGCAAAGTGTGCAAATCAATATAAGATTTATCTATCCCGCAGTGGATAAATTCAGTCATCACAGcagcttaacccattgaagcctggaaagcggatatgtcgttttgtagtatttgtataagctctcaaat
Coding sequences within it:
- the mrps17 gene encoding 28S ribosomal protein S17, mitochondrial, translating into MSANRISVHAKWIIGRVIGTKMIKTVKVRVTRLVLDPYLLKYYNKRKTYFAHDALQQCTMGDIVLLKALPERRTKHVKHELSEIVHKVGRVVDPLTGKRVEGMEFMEPLADLQTDLGEEATLTEKLQELNISAAADSAPQTHTS